One Algibacter sp. L3A6 genomic region harbors:
- a CDS encoding GMC oxidoreductase produces the protein MSKEEITEYPTTYDAIVIGTGISGGWAAKELCENGLKTLVLDRGRMVKHIEDYPTMYTDDWDLKHRGKVAPDEIKGQTKNRRSGFINQYSKHWFANYEEHPYNESKKFDWIRGYHVGGRSIMWGKQSYRLSEMDFEANKKDGHGVDWPIRYKDIASWYDKVEEFIGVSGQNLGLSHLPDGKLSPPMELNCVELDLQKKLEDEFDDDRLLTIGRVAHLTGNAMHEGRSNCQFRARCVRGCPFGGYFSSNSSTLPAAERTGNMHLRTDSIAYEIAYNEKTGLASGVKVIDANTKEKIFFKAAIIFNCASAIASTSILMQSKSKRFPNGMGNDSGELGHNLMDHHYAIGASAEVEGFDDKYYKGRRPNGFYIPRFKNLGDDKTNTKNYVRGFGYQGGASRTNWQHAVAELSYGKSLKEKALKPGPWRIGMGGFGECLPYHENKMILDYDKLDAWGLPTITFDAEIKENERNMRKDMKAQAVAMLKAAGYKNVRGHEGDAILGACIHEMGTARMGKNPKTSVLNKHNQIHAVPNVYMTDGACMTSSACQNPSLTYMALTARAANHAATEFKKNKNA, from the coding sequence ATGTCTAAAGAAGAAATAACCGAATATCCAACTACCTATGATGCCATTGTCATTGGCACCGGAATAAGCGGCGGTTGGGCTGCCAAAGAACTTTGTGAAAACGGATTAAAAACGTTGGTTCTCGATAGAGGGCGCATGGTAAAACACATTGAAGACTACCCTACCATGTATACAGATGACTGGGATTTAAAACATCGTGGTAAAGTTGCTCCTGATGAAATAAAAGGCCAAACAAAAAACCGTAGAAGTGGTTTTATAAATCAATATTCAAAACATTGGTTTGCAAATTATGAGGAGCATCCGTATAACGAATCTAAAAAATTTGACTGGATAAGAGGCTATCATGTTGGAGGACGCTCTATCATGTGGGGAAAACAAAGTTACCGTTTGAGCGAAATGGATTTTGAAGCCAATAAAAAAGACGGACACGGTGTGGATTGGCCTATTCGCTATAAAGATATTGCATCTTGGTACGATAAAGTAGAAGAATTTATAGGTGTTTCTGGGCAAAACTTAGGTTTATCCCACTTACCTGATGGAAAATTATCGCCTCCCATGGAATTAAATTGTGTGGAGTTAGATTTACAAAAAAAATTAGAAGACGAATTTGATGATGATCGATTATTAACTATTGGTCGTGTGGCGCATTTAACAGGAAACGCTATGCATGAAGGTCGCTCAAACTGTCAATTTAGAGCGCGTTGTGTTCGTGGTTGTCCTTTTGGAGGTTACTTTAGCAGTAACTCATCAACATTACCAGCGGCAGAACGCACAGGAAATATGCACTTGCGTACAGATTCTATTGCCTATGAAATTGCTTATAATGAAAAAACAGGATTAGCTTCAGGTGTAAAAGTAATTGATGCAAATACCAAAGAAAAAATATTTTTTAAGGCAGCAATTATTTTTAATTGTGCTTCTGCTATAGCATCTACAAGTATTTTAATGCAATCTAAATCTAAACGATTCCCCAACGGCATGGGTAATGATAGTGGAGAACTTGGTCATAATCTTATGGACCACCATTATGCTATTGGAGCATCAGCAGAAGTTGAAGGTTTTGATGATAAATATTATAAAGGAAGACGTCCAAACGGATTTTACATCCCTCGATTTAAAAACCTTGGTGATGACAAAACAAATACTAAAAACTATGTTCGCGGATTTGGGTATCAAGGGGGCGCTAGTAGAACGAATTGGCAACATGCGGTTGCAGAATTAAGCTATGGAAAATCTCTAAAAGAAAAAGCTTTAAAACCTGGACCATGGCGTATAGGTATGGGCGGCTTTGGAGAATGTTTACCCTATCATGAAAACAAAATGATATTGGATTACGACAAGCTTGATGCCTGGGGATTACCAACCATAACCTTTGATGCTGAAATAAAAGAGAATGAACGTAACATGCGAAAAGACATGAAAGCCCAAGCGGTTGCCATGTTAAAAGCAGCGGGTTATAAAAATGTGAGAGGTCATGAAGGAGATGCTATATTGGGCGCTTGTATTCATGAAATGGGGACTGCTAGAATGGGAAAAAATCCTAAAACGTCAGTATTAAATAAGCATAATCAAATACATGCAGTTCCAAATGTTTATATGACTGATGGCGCTTGTATGACATCATCTGCTTGTCAAAACCCATCACTAACTTATATGGCTTTAACGGCTAGAGCAGCGAACCATGCTGCAACCGAGTTCAAAAAAAATAAAAACGCTTAA
- a CDS encoding alpha-L-rhamnosidase yields MKIKFKMNSRCFSLPFIAILFTFMGCNSENSTRAGKITSLKVEGFDHWIVTDEPTPKLSWQPMFQVSEKKVIGYELLVADNKNNLKQNHGNLLELTVTKIENGPWFYFDASKLPSRTVALWRVRAVLEDDSYGAWSETFHFEVGLKNKSDWSGKWIGMQPELRQKSAPWFRNSFEINKTITKARLYVCGLGMHESWLNGKKIGNELLQPAQTDYNIRSFYVGHDVSSLINQGQNTLGFWLGDGFYNQDRVWGANGLSYGQPKVLAQLEITFNDGSTSIISTDENWLCKPSAITASNVYAGENYDSNLYDPLWAKNHNDTSNWKPVKIETTPGRTLVAQQLPPCRITDSVSVKEIKQLHPNTWIFDFDQNLVGWAKMKIDARPNTKITIRFAEDKLSSGELNFATSGVRATKVIQTDNYICKGEGEEIWEPRFTYHGFRFAEVTISNGELKNKIPTKDLLQGMVVHTDMTVTGEFSSSDDTLNRIFDIAHWTQSGGVLGIPMDCPVRERCGWTGDAHLTVPYTMYRFDAASMWRKYTTDIATTAELSAPMLCFGDEFGERTRQIKKSGIPTMVAPGKRFIGEGSPDWGSAIAFIPWDIYVHTGDTRSLKEHYSSIKQWTEHLQGISTHGIVYSGMGDWCKPIVHNPEEKTEREIYGKITPMLSTACYYRSARIAADIAQRIGKQEDYLYFDKLASDIRKAFTNAFYGKDRLLIPDQTTNAIAVDWQVLAPEHQAQAAEALNQQVITANYHFETGVFGMPSLWPVLGRFGYHETIWKTLQNETAPSFKHLMSKGATTFWEVWPTENDYIDDYKQSMSHPFQAAFVSWFYEGLAGIKPDSKAPGYRLINLEPQIIPELEWVKCQFLSPMGLIESSWNQKESILSWQVEIPTGAEAQLRVPGKLINVERDSKNFKTETYGITGTQSIGKKLTLKAGKYTITSKLNN; encoded by the coding sequence ATGAAAATCAAATTTAAAATGAATTCCCGATGCTTTAGTCTTCCTTTCATTGCCATTCTATTTACTTTTATGGGATGCAATTCGGAGAACTCGACAAGAGCAGGTAAAATTACCAGTTTGAAAGTAGAAGGTTTTGACCATTGGATAGTTACAGACGAACCAACCCCAAAATTATCATGGCAACCTATGTTTCAGGTATCCGAAAAAAAAGTTATTGGTTATGAATTGCTTGTTGCTGATAACAAAAACAATTTAAAGCAGAACCATGGAAATCTATTAGAATTAACGGTCACTAAAATTGAAAATGGTCCTTGGTTTTATTTTGATGCTTCAAAGCTTCCTTCACGAACTGTTGCTTTGTGGCGGGTAAGAGCTGTATTAGAAGATGATAGTTACGGTGCATGGAGCGAAACATTTCATTTTGAAGTAGGTTTAAAAAACAAGTCAGATTGGTCTGGAAAATGGATTGGTATGCAACCTGAACTTCGCCAAAAATCGGCGCCTTGGTTTCGAAATTCATTTGAAATAAATAAAACCATTACCAAAGCTAGGCTTTACGTGTGCGGATTAGGCATGCATGAAAGTTGGCTAAACGGAAAAAAAATAGGTAACGAATTATTACAACCTGCTCAAACAGATTATAATATCAGAAGTTTTTATGTCGGTCACGATGTTAGTTCATTAATAAACCAAGGTCAAAACACGCTAGGCTTTTGGTTAGGCGATGGCTTTTACAATCAAGATAGAGTTTGGGGAGCAAACGGATTGAGTTACGGACAACCAAAAGTACTCGCGCAACTTGAAATCACTTTTAATGATGGCAGCACCTCTATCATTTCAACAGATGAAAACTGGCTTTGTAAACCTAGTGCCATCACTGCCTCTAATGTTTATGCTGGCGAGAACTATGATTCCAATTTATATGACCCATTGTGGGCTAAAAATCATAACGACACTAGTAACTGGAAACCTGTAAAAATAGAAACTACACCAGGCAGAACATTAGTTGCACAACAGCTACCGCCTTGTCGCATAACAGACAGCGTATCCGTTAAAGAGATTAAACAATTACATCCAAACACTTGGATTTTTGACTTTGATCAAAATCTTGTGGGGTGGGCAAAAATGAAGATTGATGCCAGGCCTAATACAAAAATTACGATTCGCTTTGCAGAAGACAAATTATCATCGGGAGAATTAAACTTTGCTACAAGTGGTGTTAGGGCTACCAAAGTTATCCAGACTGATAATTACATATGTAAAGGCGAAGGCGAAGAAATTTGGGAACCTCGGTTTACCTATCACGGATTTCGTTTTGCTGAAGTAACAATAAGCAATGGCGAATTAAAAAATAAAATACCAACAAAAGATTTACTTCAAGGTATGGTTGTTCATACAGATATGACTGTAACTGGAGAATTTTCATCTTCGGACGACACTCTAAATCGCATTTTTGATATAGCACATTGGACACAATCTGGTGGTGTATTGGGCATACCTATGGATTGCCCCGTTCGAGAACGTTGTGGTTGGACAGGAGACGCACATTTAACCGTGCCTTACACCATGTATCGTTTTGATGCCGCAAGTATGTGGCGAAAATATACCACCGATATTGCTACAACAGCCGAATTATCAGCGCCTATGTTATGCTTTGGAGACGAATTTGGCGAACGTACACGACAAATAAAAAAATCTGGAATCCCTACTATGGTTGCGCCTGGTAAACGATTTATTGGCGAGGGTTCACCCGATTGGGGAAGTGCCATCGCATTTATACCATGGGACATTTATGTACATACTGGAGATACTAGAAGTTTAAAAGAGCACTATAGTTCCATAAAGCAATGGACAGAACATTTACAAGGCATATCAACCCATGGTATTGTATATTCTGGTATGGGGGATTGGTGCAAGCCTATAGTACACAACCCAGAAGAAAAAACCGAGCGCGAAATTTATGGTAAAATAACCCCCATGCTTTCCACAGCATGCTATTACCGTAGTGCAAGAATAGCTGCTGATATAGCGCAACGTATTGGCAAGCAAGAAGATTATTTATATTTCGATAAACTAGCTAGCGACATTCGTAAGGCATTTACAAATGCTTTCTATGGAAAAGACAGACTATTGATACCAGACCAAACGACTAATGCTATTGCTGTTGATTGGCAGGTATTAGCCCCTGAGCATCAAGCACAAGCAGCTGAAGCCCTAAACCAACAAGTTATTACTGCTAATTATCACTTTGAAACGGGTGTATTTGGTATGCCATCATTATGGCCTGTACTTGGAAGATTCGGATATCATGAAACGATTTGGAAAACACTTCAAAATGAAACAGCACCAAGCTTTAAACATCTTATGAGTAAAGGCGCTACTACTTTTTGGGAAGTCTGGCCAACCGAAAATGATTATATAGATGATTATAAACAATCCATGAGTCATCCGTTTCAAGCAGCATTTGTGAGTTGGTTTTATGAAGGGTTAGCAGGAATCAAACCAGATTCAAAAGCACCTGGTTATCGCTTAATTAATTTAGAACCACAAATTATTCCCGAATTAGAATGGGTTAAATGTCAATTTTTATCTCCAATGGGCCTGATTGAAAGTTCATGGAATCAAAAAGAATCAATCTTATCATGGCAAGTTGAGATTCCAACGGGTGCAGAAGCTCAATTAAGAGTTCCAGGTAAGCTTATTAATGTTGAAAGAGATTCAAAAAACTTTAAGACAGAAACTTACGGGATTACAGGTACCCAAAGCATAGGTAAAAAACTAACACTTAAAGCTGGGAAATATACCATCACTTCAAAATTAAATAACTAG
- a CDS encoding DUF5722 domain-containing protein yields MEKCLLFFFIFPICLFSQTDATTLNVDTQKYNQIEMNVLEDAVYDVKTLGEDPYVFLKPLSHNLIKENNQLSFEYFCPTGLDHIEVYFYPLGEQVKSVMAGDIGSTEGWVLFRMDLSEYVGEWGNAGDFLRLDFGTAPALNIQIRNLELRAMSARELDIQSNKEAKKQQELNFENNLRFYLDKEFPNSISNVLVTKDKVKLVGEISKTKNYYIAEIDVHENGTELEKFEFLEPIKSKNGHFDVEVNRYVKRNGYKQDRLLSKWMIVEKQDNQYKGVSHARYTDSVVPKYRYPFVKPATKKGLGGYSINRAAPYTDLDSLGITSVTVNIMINRFFRSGPSPQNMSFEYMGETYYVDKKEIDRQDKTFLSTAARNIEVSAILLVDKASKSLDKKIGAILEHPDCDPSGIYTMPNLTTPKGVRYYAAVLDFLANRYMRPDKKYGRIHHWIIHNEVDAGWVWTNAGEKTALVFMDIYHKSMRMSHNIARKYNPNSKVFITLTHYWNWTSNPHFYHSKELLEQLLQYSKAEGDFEWAIAQHPYPESLREPKTWLDKKVSFDFNTKLITFKNLEVLDAWVKQPEVLFKGQKKRLVYLSENGTNSPTYSAQDLKEQAAGMAYAMKKLKFLDGIDGFQYHNWQDNRKEGGLRIGLRRFPDDKEDPSGIKPVWKVYQAFGTEKEAEVYDQYKEIIGIDHWDEIHHKVPIK; encoded by the coding sequence ATGGAAAAGTGTCTTTTGTTTTTTTTTATATTCCCTATTTGTCTTTTTTCTCAAACTGACGCTACGACTTTAAATGTAGATACCCAAAAGTATAATCAGATAGAAATGAATGTTTTAGAGGATGCCGTATATGATGTCAAGACTTTGGGCGAAGACCCTTATGTGTTTCTAAAGCCTTTATCTCATAATTTAATTAAAGAAAACAATCAACTTTCGTTTGAGTATTTCTGTCCAACGGGTTTAGATCATATAGAGGTATATTTTTATCCCTTAGGGGAACAGGTTAAGAGTGTTATGGCTGGCGATATAGGCAGTACCGAAGGATGGGTTTTGTTTAGAATGGATCTTAGTGAATATGTTGGAGAATGGGGAAATGCAGGAGATTTTTTAAGATTGGATTTTGGAACTGCCCCAGCTTTGAATATTCAAATCAGAAACTTAGAACTTCGGGCTATGAGTGCTAGAGAGTTAGATATTCAATCTAATAAGGAGGCAAAGAAGCAACAGGAATTAAATTTTGAGAATAATTTAAGATTTTATTTGGATAAGGAATTTCCAAATAGCATATCAAATGTTTTGGTTACCAAAGACAAAGTGAAATTGGTAGGAGAAATTTCAAAAACAAAAAACTATTATATAGCCGAAATTGATGTTCATGAAAATGGAACAGAATTGGAGAAATTCGAGTTTTTGGAACCTATAAAATCTAAAAACGGGCACTTTGATGTTGAAGTAAATCGCTATGTAAAACGTAATGGATATAAACAAGATAGATTGTTGTCAAAATGGATGATTGTTGAAAAACAAGATAATCAATACAAGGGCGTTTCTCATGCAAGATATACCGATTCTGTTGTTCCGAAATATCGCTACCCATTTGTTAAACCTGCTACTAAAAAAGGGTTGGGCGGTTATAGTATCAATCGGGCAGCGCCATATACCGATTTGGATAGTTTAGGTATTACTAGCGTGACCGTGAATATCATGATAAATAGATTTTTTCGCTCTGGTCCATCGCCCCAAAATATGTCTTTTGAATATATGGGAGAAACCTATTATGTAGATAAAAAAGAAATAGACCGTCAAGATAAAACGTTTTTAAGTACTGCCGCAAGAAATATTGAGGTGTCTGCCATATTACTTGTGGATAAGGCTTCAAAATCTTTAGATAAAAAAATAGGCGCCATTCTAGAGCATCCAGATTGCGATCCTTCTGGTATTTATACCATGCCCAATCTAACCACACCAAAAGGTGTTAGGTATTATGCTGCTGTTTTAGATTTTTTGGCGAATCGCTATATGAGGCCCGATAAAAAATATGGGCGTATTCATCATTGGATAATCCATAACGAAGTGGATGCTGGATGGGTATGGACTAATGCAGGAGAAAAAACCGCTTTAGTTTTTATGGATATATACCATAAATCCATGCGTATGTCTCATAATATTGCAAGAAAATATAACCCCAATTCAAAAGTATTTATAACACTTACTCATTACTGGAATTGGACGTCCAATCCACATTTCTATCATTCTAAAGAACTGCTTGAACAATTGTTACAATACTCTAAAGCTGAGGGCGATTTTGAATGGGCTATTGCGCAACACCCTTACCCTGAGTCGTTACGAGAGCCTAAGACTTGGCTCGATAAAAAAGTAAGCTTTGATTTTAATACGAAGCTAATTACTTTTAAGAATTTAGAAGTGCTAGATGCTTGGGTAAAACAGCCTGAAGTCCTTTTTAAAGGACAAAAGAAACGACTTGTATACTTGTCAGAAAACGGAACAAACTCTCCAACTTACAGTGCCCAAGATTTAAAAGAACAAGCGGCAGGCATGGCTTATGCTATGAAAAAGTTGAAGTTTTTAGATGGTATTGATGGTTTTCAATATCATAATTGGCAAGATAATCGTAAAGAAGGCGGACTTCGTATTGGACTAAGACGTTTTCCTGATGATAAAGAAGACCCTAGTGGTATTAAACCCGTTTGGAAGGTGTATCAAGCCTTTGGTACCGAAAAAGAAGCCGAAGTTTACGACCAGTATAAAGAAATTATTGGAATTGATCATTGGGATGAAATTCATCATAAGGTTCCAATTAAATAG
- a CDS encoding sulfatase encodes MTVIKNSMYCLIGLLLVGCQFKQDKINKEEVEEISRPNIIFILADDFGIMDSQAYANKFTGTHPDEMFYETPNIDKLVSEGTSFSQAYANQLCSPTRASILTGKYAGRVGFTTAMPPRATYYNQKADVPKGFYVHDVFEHKDNIKIEQALINGISNSAVPTGSAIDGGRDELSIAEALKDYHSAFIGKWHVGGFGAKGYQPKDQGFQPLAWYDAGGSAYYNWKGAWNNRTNSMFPKVAPEALEIGSSGKETNEKYLTDDLTVQALEYLEERAENNDKPFFLYFSHFAIHAPYQGKDDEIAHFDGKENKGWNGHEDPVYASMIKSLDRSVGAILNKIKELGIEENTLVVFMSDNGGIDAEVTPNNKGTNNDPFLGGKACVTEGGIRVPLVFKWKGKVQEGKWVDVPVDCTDIYPSLLDAAGYDSKEIVAGNDLDGESLMPVLSDLKNENKSYKKTTHYWHYPFNVIYNSPYEPFALTPHSAIRDGDYKLIYDWYGRLYLYDLEKDPFEKHNLVEENPELKNAMFNKLMDWLKLNIEKRYWPTLNQNYNSKNESRDVPFVDLFSSYKEQI; translated from the coding sequence ATGACAGTAATAAAAAATAGCATGTACTGCTTAATAGGACTACTCTTGGTAGGTTGCCAATTTAAACAGGACAAAATAAATAAAGAAGAAGTGGAAGAAATTTCACGTCCCAACATTATTTTTATTCTTGCCGATGACTTTGGTATAATGGATAGCCAGGCTTATGCCAATAAGTTTACGGGCACGCATCCGGATGAAATGTTTTATGAAACTCCAAATATTGACAAACTAGTAAGTGAAGGCACTTCGTTTTCACAAGCTTATGCCAACCAATTATGCTCACCTACACGAGCAAGTATATTAACAGGTAAATATGCTGGACGTGTTGGTTTTACTACAGCAATGCCACCAAGAGCAACTTATTATAATCAAAAAGCAGACGTGCCTAAAGGTTTTTATGTACACGATGTTTTTGAGCATAAAGATAATATTAAGATAGAGCAAGCATTAATAAATGGAATTTCTAATTCGGCCGTTCCAACAGGAAGTGCCATTGATGGAGGTAGAGATGAACTCTCTATAGCAGAAGCTTTGAAAGATTATCATTCAGCTTTTATTGGTAAATGGCATGTGGGTGGTTTTGGAGCAAAAGGGTATCAACCAAAAGACCAAGGGTTTCAACCTTTAGCATGGTATGATGCAGGCGGATCAGCTTATTATAACTGGAAAGGGGCTTGGAATAATAGGACGAATAGCATGTTTCCAAAAGTGGCTCCAGAAGCATTAGAAATTGGAAGTTCTGGTAAAGAAACTAATGAGAAATATTTAACGGATGATCTTACGGTGCAAGCCTTAGAATACTTAGAAGAAAGGGCTGAGAATAATGACAAACCTTTTTTCTTATATTTTTCGCATTTTGCAATACATGCACCTTACCAAGGTAAAGATGACGAGATAGCTCATTTTGATGGGAAAGAAAATAAAGGCTGGAATGGACATGAAGATCCTGTTTATGCTTCTATGATAAAAAGTTTAGACCGTTCTGTTGGTGCTATTTTAAACAAAATAAAGGAATTGGGTATTGAAGAAAATACATTGGTTGTTTTTATGTCTGATAATGGCGGAATAGATGCAGAAGTTACGCCAAATAATAAGGGTACTAACAATGATCCATTTTTAGGAGGTAAAGCCTGTGTAACCGAAGGCGGTATTAGAGTACCTTTAGTGTTTAAATGGAAAGGAAAAGTACAAGAAGGTAAATGGGTAGATGTTCCTGTAGATTGTACTGATATTTATCCATCACTTTTAGATGCTGCTGGTTATGATTCAAAAGAAATTGTAGCAGGGAATGACCTTGACGGAGAAAGCTTAATGCCTGTACTTTCAGATCTTAAAAACGAAAATAAAAGTTATAAAAAAACAACGCACTATTGGCATTATCCTTTTAATGTGATTTATAATAGTCCTTATGAACCTTTTGCGCTTACGCCCCATTCGGCTATAAGAGATGGCGATTATAAACTTATTTATGATTGGTATGGTAGATTGTATTTATATGATTTAGAAAAGGATCCTTTTGAAAAGCACAATTTAGTTGAAGAAAATCCTGAATTAAAAAATGCCATGTTTAACAAATTAATGGATTGGTTAAAGTTAAATATAGAGAAGCGTTATTGGCCAACTTTAAACCAAAATTATAACTCTAAAAACGAATCTAGAGACGTTCCTTTTGTTGATCTATTCTCTTCTTATAAAGAGCAGATTTAA
- a CDS encoding family 43 glycosylhydrolase — MSLILLISGLAIINIFSQNPISPPGIYLADPEAHVWKDGRVYVYGSVDESVDYWCSHTHHVLSSNDMMNWTLHKDYFKSKGEGDKVAYSDKVLYAPGAAYKDGKYYLYYCLSDPKQPEGVAMSNNPVEGFSQGKKMNLYGHDQIDPAAFVDDDGTSYYIWGQFTLKMAKLNDDMISIDPTTIKDNIITEADHQFHEGAYMVKRNGIYYLIYAHLDKAHRPTQIGYATSKNPMGPYKYGGAIVDNDHSDPEVWNNHGSVVEFNNQWYVFYHRSTHGTVKMRKACVEPIFFNEDGSIDEVEMTTQGAGPPLNPKSILDAERACALHGNLRTEALGTNNEILTKIKPQDRAVYKYLQFTGKEKEVKVRVKLKGNAKIHLTQGGPWNKRISTINLESSTEGQWTTFSAKVDVQEGKHALWLIFDTKDDSELSVDWVQFN, encoded by the coding sequence ATGTCATTAATCCTATTAATCTCTGGATTAGCTATTATTAATATATTTAGTCAAAATCCAATATCTCCTCCTGGAATATACCTAGCAGACCCAGAAGCACATGTATGGAAAGATGGACGCGTATATGTTTATGGATCGGTTGATGAGAGTGTTGATTATTGGTGTTCTCACACACATCATGTGCTATCATCAAATGATATGATGAATTGGACCTTGCACAAAGATTATTTTAAATCAAAAGGAGAAGGAGATAAAGTTGCTTATAGTGATAAAGTTCTATATGCACCTGGCGCCGCTTATAAGGACGGAAAATATTATTTATACTATTGTTTAAGTGATCCTAAACAGCCTGAAGGTGTAGCTATGTCTAATAATCCTGTAGAAGGTTTTTCTCAAGGAAAAAAAATGAATTTATATGGTCATGACCAAATTGACCCTGCTGCCTTTGTTGATGATGATGGGACTTCCTATTATATATGGGGACAGTTCACCTTAAAAATGGCAAAACTTAATGATGATATGATTTCCATTGACCCTACTACGATTAAAGACAATATTATTACTGAGGCAGACCATCAATTTCATGAAGGTGCCTATATGGTAAAAAGAAATGGAATTTATTATCTCATCTATGCCCATTTAGATAAGGCACATAGACCTACTCAAATTGGATACGCAACCAGTAAAAACCCTATGGGACCTTACAAGTATGGTGGTGCTATTGTTGACAATGACCATTCAGACCCAGAGGTTTGGAATAATCATGGATCTGTTGTAGAATTCAATAACCAATGGTATGTATTCTATCATCGATCAACACATGGAACAGTTAAAATGCGTAAAGCATGCGTGGAACCCATATTTTTTAATGAAGATGGCAGTATTGATGAGGTTGAGATGACCACACAAGGTGCAGGACCTCCCCTAAATCCTAAATCTATTCTAGACGCAGAAAGAGCCTGCGCACTTCATGGTAACTTAAGAACTGAAGCTCTGGGTACTAACAATGAAATACTAACTAAAATTAAACCTCAAGATAGAGCCGTTTACAAATATTTACAATTTACAGGAAAAGAAAAAGAGGTTAAAGTTCGCGTAAAACTAAAAGGAAATGCTAAAATTCATCTGACACAAGGTGGCCCTTGGAATAAACGAATTTCCACTATTAATCTTGAATCATCAACTGAAGGACAATGGACTACCTTTTCAGCTAAAGTAGATGTACAAGAAGGAAAACATGCACTTTGGCTTATTTTTGATACAAAAGATGATAGTGAATTATCGGTTGATTGGGTTCAGTTTAATTAA
- a CDS encoding gluconate 2-dehydrogenase subunit 3 family protein — MNRRTALKNLTMSLGYTVAAPTIFNMLSSCTAHADNWSPLFLSSDEKHMVNQLADIILPASDTPGALDVNVPQFLDLMYHDIETKENQELFKKGASVFSEKFKTQFGFEIAKGDKEQFETLLGSYFDISEKATATIFKEQRLPIEKLTDPQIENRSLYKFLISVRAYTLFGYFTSEKIGEEILNYDPVPGIQIGCMSIEDVPNGRAWSL; from the coding sequence ATGAACAGAAGAACCGCTTTAAAAAATTTAACCATGAGTTTGGGCTACACCGTGGCAGCACCAACTATTTTTAATATGTTATCTTCTTGTACCGCCCATGCTGACAATTGGTCTCCTCTATTTTTATCTTCTGATGAAAAACATATGGTAAACCAGTTGGCAGATATTATTTTACCGGCTTCAGACACTCCTGGTGCTTTAGATGTTAATGTACCTCAGTTTTTAGATTTGATGTATCATGATATTGAGACCAAAGAAAACCAAGAGCTGTTCAAAAAAGGAGCTTCAGTATTTTCTGAAAAATTTAAAACTCAGTTTGGTTTTGAAATAGCAAAAGGCGATAAAGAACAGTTTGAAACGCTATTAGGATCTTATTTCGATATTTCTGAGAAAGCTACTGCAACTATTTTTAAAGAACAAAGACTTCCTATTGAAAAATTAACAGATCCACAAATAGAAAACCGTTCTTTATATAAATTTTTAATTTCTGTTAGAGCATATACGTTGTTTGGATATTTTACTTCTGAAAAAATTGGAGAAGAAATATTAAATTACGATCCTGTACCAGGAATTCAAATAGGTTGTATGTCTATCGAAGATGTTCCTAATGGAAGAGCTTGGTCGCTATAA